The Cellulophaga lytica DSM 7489 nucleotide sequence CTTGTAGTTTTGCATATGTTAGAGCTAAATGCTGTAATGATTTCTTCTGAAGGATTACCACAAGAGCAAGTTGTATTTTTATTAAAACTTACAGAAAAAAGATTCTCAGAGTTTTTAGACAAACCATTTTTAAAAGACCTAACAGTAACACCAATAATAAAACATTACAAAGTGTTTAGTGAGGTTAATGAGGTAGCAGAAGAGCACAAAGCAGACTTAATTGTTATGGGCTCCCACGGTGTAGATGGTTTAGAAGAAATTTTTATAGGTAGCAATACAGAGCGTGTAGTGCGTAATGCAACAGTGCCAGTTTTGGTAATTAAAGATGATATTGAAGATTTTACAGTAAACTCTATTGTTTTTGCGTCTAGTTTTAATGAAGATAACATACCAGCTTTTCATAAAGTAAAAAGTTTTGCCAACCTTTTAGGAGCCAAAATAAACTACGTGTATATAAACACACCAGGTGATAATTTTTTAAGTACAGAAGATGCGTATACCAGAATAGCACAGTTTATATCTAAAACCAATGCCGGTATAGAAGTAGAAATTTATAACGACTATACTGTAGAAAAAGGAATTTTAAATTACAGCAATACAACAAATGCAGATTTAATAGCCATATCTACACACGGCAGAAAAGGCTTATCTCACTTTTTTATGGGCAGCATAGGAGAAGATGTTGCAAACCACGCCACCATACCCGTTGTAACATTTAAAATATAAACATAAAAAAAGCAGGTTTTAAAAACCTGCTTTTTCATTTCAACCAAACATGTAATCAATTATTACAACTAACCATTAACCACGTATTATTCTTTTTTTTTAGTACTATTCATTAAAAAACCTACAACTATTGCCACTATTACAATGCATACTAGCGCAAAAATGGCAATCATTATTTTACCATTATTTAAATTAGATAATATTATATTTAATTTCATTATTGGTGGTGTATTTATGTTTTATACCGTAAAGATATTGGCTAAAACCCACCTATAATATGATAATTGTCAGTCTTGTAAAAAAAAGTAATTAAAGTTCTGTACCTGTACTAAAAACAGCAATAGTTAATAGTATTAATGCTGCAATTACAATTATAAATGCAGCTATAGTAATAGTGTTGTTCTGAAAAAAGTAGTTACTTGTTTTTTTCTCTTCTTCTTTCATAAACTTAATATCTTCTTCTCCTTGTTTTAAATCTCTTTTCATTGTTATAGTTTTTAGTGTGTGCACAAGTATACAAGAATGTGGTAAAAACTAGTATCGCAAAAAAAAATAAAAATAACTCAAATGCTTTATGGTAAATGAGTTAAGGATAATATCATTTGCGGCAATGTAACCCCTATAGTTTGCTGAAATTTGTAACACAAACAAATAAAATATAAAAATTATGAGCAATAACAGTAACACATTATTAGGAGTATTAGCAGGAACCGCAGTAGGAGCAACATTAGGAATTTTGTTTGCGCCAGACAAAGGAATTAATACCAGAAGAAAATTGGTAGATGAAGCCGTAGCAACAAAAGAATCTCTTGCAGATAGTGCTTTAGATTTAAGAAATACGGTAGCTGCAACAGTAGCAACAAATAAGGAAACGTTAGACACAAAAATTGAAAATTTAGTATCTGACGCTAGTTACAAAGCAGACGATGTAATTAACCAATTAGAAGGTAAATTAAAAGAGCTAAAGGCTAAAAACAAAAAATTACAAAAATCATAAATGAGTGTAATTAACTCCATAGACAAAACGGCAACTGAAGCCGCAGCGGCTGGAAAAAAATACGTAGATGTATCTAAAAAATACTACGAGCTAAAAGTTTTTCAGCAGTTAACAAGTACATCATCCTATGTAGTAAAAACAGTTATTATAGGAGGCCTACTACTGTTAGCATTTTTGTTTATGGCAATTGGCGCTGCACTGGCTTTAGGAGACTTGTTTAACAATATACCATTAGGGTATTTGGCAGTAGGAGGTATTTTTATACTGTTTGGCCTATTGGTGTAT carries:
- a CDS encoding universal stress protein, which produces MKKIIVPVDFSDQSNKALKVAASLASKHNAELVVLHMLELNAVMISSEGLPQEQVVFLLKLTEKRFSEFLDKPFLKDLTVTPIIKHYKVFSEVNEVAEEHKADLIVMGSHGVDGLEEIFIGSNTERVVRNATVPVLVIKDDIEDFTVNSIVFASSFNEDNIPAFHKVKSFANLLGAKINYVYINTPGDNFLSTEDAYTRIAQFISKTNAGIEVEIYNDYTVEKGILNYSNTTNADLIAISTHGRKGLSHFFMGSIGEDVANHATIPVVTFKI
- a CDS encoding YtxH domain-containing protein, with translation MSNNSNTLLGVLAGTAVGATLGILFAPDKGINTRRKLVDEAVATKESLADSALDLRNTVAATVATNKETLDTKIENLVSDASYKADDVINQLEGKLKELKAKNKKLQKS